CTAAAAACAAAAGACGTTTGTTACGGACGTGGCTTGATTCTTTTGTTCGGGAGATGCGCGAGTAATGTGCGTCGTTCGTCAATCTGCTGCCACCGGCTAGTGAGAGCGGTTGTTGTATCTAACAAGCATTTTTTGtgcgaataattttgtaagtgatatatctttaaataacgTAGATTTCGCTACTTCGTGGGCACGTAAGATTGTTCATTGGTATgtatacttataataaattcgaCTTACTTTTCAAAGCTGTCACGGATTTATCGACTTTTCATCTGATTTCGAATGCATTAAAGGTCCCTGTATCCGGACACTAGAAAAGTCCCCTATTACCGGACACTACCATGTCTTGTTTATTGATCATGtacgtttattatttattacagatttttttttctaaacatgAAAGTGAAGAATAAGAATACTGTgcagaataaacaaaaaataaaaatcgcgaTGAATAAGGTATTATCAGGTGAATTATCAATTCGGAAAGCTTCCGAAAGATATGCGGTGCCAAAAAGTACACTGTTTGACAACATAAAAGTCATAAAACAGGGTGGCGAAGTCAGCCTTTATTCTAAAAAAGGATTTAAGAAGacatttgatgaaatttaCGAAATGACTTTAAAAGAACATGTCGTAAACTTGTCACATAGATGCATGCCCCTaactaaaaaagaatttcaaaagCTTGCATTTGATTTAGCTGAGTCACTAAAAATAGATCAcagatttaataaagaaaaaaagatggcCGGGAAACACTTTTATTATGATTTCATAAAAAGAAACCCAGATTTGAGTCTTAGAACTCCAGAACCAACCAGTTTATTGCGTTCTGTCGGCTTTAACAGACCTCAGGTGAAACTGTTTTACGATAATCTTAAATCACTCtacgagaaatataattttgaggCATCTGATATATTCAACTGTGATGAAACAGGAGTCAGTACTGTACATAAGCAGCAGAAGGTATTAGCTGTAGAGGGTATCCGGCAAGTAGGGAATCTTACATCAGCAGAACGTGGAAAAAACGTCACGGTTATGTTCTGTATGAGTGCGGCTGGATTTTTCTTGCCgccatattttatttttcctcgacAAAGAATCCCCGAGCGACTAATGATAGGCGCACCACCTCAAAGTGTAGCTGTGGCACAGCCAAATGGTTGGATGAATGGCGAACTCTTTGTAAAATGGCTTCAACATTTCGTAAAATTCTCGAAACCAACAGCACAAAAACCTGTTTTGTTAATTCTTGATGGTCACTGCAGCCATAAAGAATTAGCtgtgataaattttgcaaaagaaaatcATGTACACATGCTAAGCACGCCTCCTCATACGACACACAAACTTCAGCTTTTAGATAGAGTATTTATGAAGCCTTTTAAAAATGCCTATTACGAAGTCTGCGCTTTATGGATGAGAGCCAATGCTGGAGTAAGAATATCGGAATATGAAATAGCCAGCTTCGTGGCGAAGTCGTTTAACCAGGTCGCTCGCTTACAGATTGCTACGTCCGGATTTCAGTGCACGGGGATCTATCCATACaatccaaatatttttacagatttgGATTTTCTTCCTTCAGAAATAACAGATATTCCTGTAGAAAATGATCCACAAACTGGAAACCTTTTGAACCTTCCTATTAATCCATCGACATCAAGTAACAAGTTGCCACAACCTTTTCAGGCTCCAGGACCTTCAGcagaaaagattaaaaattgcatagaGGAACTGTCGCCATTACCCAATGCAGCCGCCAAGCGTTTGACATCAAGAAAGAGAAGATCAGAAAAGAGTGCAATTTTGACATCATCTTCCTACAAAAAAACtcttgaagaaaaagaaaacgtaaaattggaaaaatcaaTCAAGAAACCGTCTTCTAACAAGCTACAGAATCCTAGAGGAAAAAAGACTACTAACAAGTTAGAGATACCTAGAGGAAAAAAGACTTATGATAGgtctaaagtaaaaaatagtaattgcCGACTAACTGTCCAcaatgcaaaagaaaaaacagcATGTGTAATTTGCCTCGAAGATAACGAGGAAGATTGGATCCAGTGCTGTAGCTGCATGGAATGGGCGCACGAAGCATGTGCGGACATTCCTGAAACCAAACAGGAATACATTTGTGATCGATGCaccttattttaataatatttttagtatttttggATATGTCCGGTTATAGGGGACCTTTTCCAAAACTGTGATTTAAAATGgctctaaaaaatatatattaatgtttatttctacttattgttaatcatcgaaactttttattttcacatgaGATATGTCaaacttgatataaaaattaaaacatatagaTTTAGTTGCTTTGTTTTCATTcaattgtcaaaaaatcttAAGTGTCCGGTACCAGGAGACTTCCcccttttaaattttataaaattgctatATCTACATATGAATCCTTTGCTCTTATAGGAAAAGATATCATTCATTGCCACTTAtcgaattttctttcaattctctgtattttttcaaaaatttcaactcTGATCGAAAAGCGATCATAGCCCAAATAACAATTCCTACGCGCAAAGTTTGCacgttttatgcaaataatctGTGTAGCAGTTTGCCTGAATTTTGCTCGTGGGATATATTTAGTCGTGTATAAGTCGTGTATTGCCCGCAAAGTGCAAGCGTTTTGCAAGTGTGCTAGCATTTTGCTACCGCTATAACAACGCACTGGGATAAGGTTTTGTGTGCGCAGTATGAGCCATTTTTGTATGTGAGTTGCTAGATATTTATGGGCATAATATTTTCTGGGAGAGAGCATAAAAAAGATAGCAATTTTActagttatattattaaagtgcACAAagttgtacaaatatttattgcagatagaaatcgataaatttttttctttttataatgtaatttgtaaaattacattataaaaatttgtaaaataaattcacacATCGAGGTTTTAATTGACTAGCGACAGCTTGTTCGCAATtcgttattatatatcaaagtttatatatttctaaattcaaGTACATAAtccatataaattataatttaaaattaattacttgtgTTTAAAGAGATTatcttttatgtattatatgaaaattaataatttttaatactttttttcaaagttGTACGTTTCAATTCttcacttttaaattatatatcttctgctttaatgaatttattttcttttttcttattcgtggaaatatttttgaatttatagaatacatatttgttattttattttttttttggtccAATACTTTTCCAAAACGGTATGTGATCTATTTCCAATATAATTTTCGCAGTTTTATAtctcttttccattttttgtttgatatatTAGTATCCTTTTTTTGAATGTAAAACATCaattgaaaaatcaattttaaacattttgttaGACCTTATTGAAAAGTGTTCTTGTAATGTTACAAAGAATTGTCAGTAATTTATGATAATCTCGCTTGTCTagcatgaaaaaaaagttgcgaaaaCTGTTTCGGAAACACATACCATTCTGTAAaagtattagaaaattttaagaataaaaacaaaatatttgaaaataaaaacatttcatatatgtagtgtataatgtaatttttgaactGTACTtatgtatgtaaatatgttgtacgtattaacatttatttatagaaaacagaaattaaaagaaattaatattttaaataatgaaacaattaataacaatgacacgagagaaaatataaatgcagatATACATGAAAACACAATGCAGGTAGATAAAGATGGAATTCTTCAGGATGTTGTGCATGACAAATTAGCTGCAATGGGTATTGAAACTAATAATTACGAGGAAAATGCAACATGCATTTCAAGTAATAAAgaattagaagaaatattaGAGGATGACatagaaaatgaagaaatggACACTTTAGGAATAGATAGCAATATTGATGCATTTCGTGTTAATAGCGGCAGTATGCCAGGAAAATGTATCGttgattttgtatttcttttccAACAACTGCACGAAAAATTTGACAATCATTCTCGCGGAATAGAATGTTTGTTTcgcgatttaatatttatcggaGCTCGTGCATAtggattgaaaaataaattattttttaaatgccgAATGTgcaattttgaagaatttgtTTGGAGTGAGCCTTCTTCTGAAGAAAATTTAGATGTAAATATAGGCGCAGTGGCTGGCGCTTTATTAACTGATGTAGGATTTACACAATTACAAGAAAGTTGCGCAGCAACtatgaatattaaatgcatGGGAAGAAAAACGTATGAAAAAGCACACGAAACTGCTGCTGAGGCATTCGCAAAAGCTGCAGATGAAAGCATGAATGCTGCTGCGAATGAAGAACGTGAATTAGCATTACAACATAATGAAGTAATAAATGGAATACCGCATATATATAGCGGTAACAGGTGATGGAAGCTAGATGAAAAGATCATATAGAACAGGACGGTATGATTCCTTATCAGGTGTTGGCACAATATGTGGTGTACGAACAGGCAAAGTGCTGCACATGTctgtaagaaataaatattgtgcaGTTTGTGTAAAAGCAGAGAAACTTGAAAAAGAACCCACAAaacataaatgttataaaaattggggCAGAGATTGCAGTTCAACAAGCATGGAAGCAGATGCAATCGTGGAAGGATTTAAGACAAGCATAGAAAAGCgccaattaatttattctacatatataGCGGATGGAGATAGCAGcgtatataagaaaattatacagGCAAATCCATATCCTAATGTTTTTATAGAGAAAATAGAATGTCGGAATCATTTACTGCGCAACTTggcgacaaaaataaaaacaatcgcAAAAACAAAAGAACGTTTTGGACAGTTAAGAAATGTTATTGGCAATCGTGTCCTTCGAATTAGAACAGCTGTGTCAAAAACTGTGCAGCACCGTTTAGAAGAGCAAAGTACAATGGAGCAAAAGATTTTATCTCTAAAAATggatttcaataatattataagtcACGTTTTTGGCGAGCATAATGAATGCGCCAGAATTGGATATTTCTGTGATGGATCACAGAAAGAAAACGAAGAGAATTATATtccacaattaaaaaaatatggattGTATGAAAAACTGCAGAAtgcaatgaaatatattagttGGAATGCCAAAAGCTTATTGAAAGATAAAGACAGTAACAGAGTTGAAACTTTTAACTttgttatatcaaaatatattggtGGAAAAAGAGTAAATTTTGGTctaaagccttgtgtccacgatactagaactcggtccgagatctcggactgagggaaagttactagaactcggatcatgtacacactgaatttggatgcaaaactcgaataagaagcttaaacgaaaaaatgcgttgcgtcccatttttcggtacgagttattgcgagttattagattttactagtttcttttactatctgtcaagacaaaatataagatacttatagtgatacgagatactgtgaacaatacaaataatattttagtaagtaattatagaattgaaaaaataagagaaatataattcttaaataaaataaattaataagattaataattaataagatttacataagtagttattattagttttaatgcagattaaattagacattaaaaatatattataacttatatatacatattatttttcaagaaaagtataataatatataaaattgattttcagaaaaaacttcttttataataaaaaatggataataaggaaaatgttaaaattttattaatgttatatcaacaacatccttgtttatatgttacaaaaagtgttgattatcataatcgtatgaaacgagatcaagctttacagataatctgtaatcagtacaaagaattaacaggacaaccactaacaactgaaattgcaaaaaaaaattaataatttaagattacaatatctggaccatctaaataaaataaaacattcgaaatcaagcggtgcatcacttgatgatatctataaaccaacttggtggttgtttgaagatatgagttttctataacatagatcagaaagtcatcgtaaagaatcgtaactcgattacaacgctaactatattcagccaagtataaatattattgttcgaggactcggaccgagatctcgtattgagttctagcatcgtggacacaaggcttaagAGGATCATACAAAGCGCGTTGTAATGCTGCAGTAGTTTCATTTAATACTGGCAAGCTTATAAGTTATCTAAGCTATACTTTAGGAGCACAACCAAGGGAAGTAGCTGTAGAATTTGAAACTGGGAGAGAAATAAGTAAACCTTACACGAAAAAACAATCGACGAAACGAAATGTTAAACGTGCAGTGACAAACAGAGATTATGGTCCACAGGCTGATAAACCTGATGCTACATCAGATGAAATGGAATTAAGAAAAGCGCAACACATGAATATGCTGCAAAATTGGCAAATAGAGCGAGTAGcaatagaaaaagaaactaaGGAACAAGCAGCTAGCGGTATTTGGCGATATTAtcgtacaaaaataatcaCCGCCTCTCATTTTGGTCACATAtgtaaaatgagaaaaagtaCTTCTTGTGCATCAAGAGTTACGTCAATAATATATCCATACGAATTAAATGTGGAATCAGTGCAATATAGAACAAAATGTGAGGATGTTGCACGCAAAAGCATTGAGAAGGcactaaatattaatattaattgttgtGGATTATTTATAGATTCAGAAATACCATTTTTAGGCGCTTTGCCAGATGGATTAATAGGAGACGATGGAATAGTGGAGATTAAGTGTCCTTTCGCAGCACGATTATTAACACCAGAAGATGCAATTGCAGCAAATGTTTCAAATCTGCGATCATTAtataagaatgaaaaagatGAGGAAATGAAACGTAGTCACATATATTATTACCAAATACAAGGGCAATTACATATCACGCAAAGACAATACTGCATTTTCGCACTTTGGACACCATTaggattaaaaatagaaaagattatACGTGATGATACTTTCTGGAAAGAAAATATGCTTTCCAAATTGATTCAATTTTATGAAGATTGCGTACTACCGGAATTACTTGATCCCAGACGGGAGAGAAACATGCCAATTCGTGATCCTGAATATATCATTGAAGCAAAGAGACAAAAAGttgcagaaaaagaaaagatggacaaataaatgtaaataaaaataatagaagataAGTATTGAAACACattgaagtaataaaaaaacaaatttggattaaaaaatgaaaaaattttgcgctttgcaaaattaataatgttgaaCAATGTAAAATGCATTCTGCGCTAGACGCAGTGATTATTGTCGAAATGCATTCTGCGCTAGACGCAGTGATTATTGTCGAAATGCATTCTGCGCTAGACGCAGTGATTATTGTCGAAATGCATTCTGTGCTAGACGCAGTTATTATTGTCGAAATGCATTCTGCGCTAAGCGCAGtttataacatacaaataaaatatatgctcCATTCTACCTGCATTCTGCGCTAGGCGCAGTAAATCATAacacaatgtaaaatatgctgctacttgaatatataaaatttaatattgtcttGTACACTATAAAATCGGACAAATGAGATAGCGTATATGTGCACACGGATACATTCATATCTTACCGTTAGAGTTGAAATTAACTATTCTCTAATGGATATATATGATTGCAACCGTTTGTACTACAGCGCAATGTCTACTACccacaaaataaattgaaagaaaattgtcGCCAACTTAGCATCAAACTCGCtcgaaaatttgttaaaataaaataaaaatgtataataaaaaatcataataaataataatataacatcaATCTTATAAAgttagaaaatgttaatataatgtttttgttcattactgaataatataaaaacctCTACAATTGCcaaattttacaacatttttttgcatttgctATCTCACTTTAGCGCAAGTGTTCGAGTAACTCGCACAGAATCCTACATGAACGTCCGCATTCTAATCGTATCAGTCAAAACGCAACTTATTCGAAAATTGAACAATAGGGATAtgtaaagagaaagaaaaaaattacaagaaacaTAATATCTTTTAGTCACTCGCCTTACTTCTTTAGCTACTTGGCATTTACCtctggaaaagaaaaaaaaactgtttcttaaaactttttttactcATTACTTTCTAACAGTAATcaactaaattattaaattatgtttttgacaaatattaatgtttcaaaaaaatattctatgtttattaataatcttggcATATGTTTAACTTGcattttattccaataaataaaaaaatataaaataattttaataaatataaaatatttttagtaaaaaacattatttgattatttacttgattatgtacgaaaaagaaaaaaaattgcaagaaacAAGATTCGAACGCgagatctctaatattccaacGACTCGCTGACTCGCTTTACTTTATTAGAAACGCTTGTTTCTTAGTATTTATcacagcgctcggaattagttgtacatttcgggccgattcccgagacgatgcctcctgttcccccactaccgcccggttGCTGgtggccgagccgccgatagctctggcgcaggagcgttttgtataagaaataggctgggttgttgaggctctcagaaaatagtaatattttctttgctatataaataatatttatttttattaataattaaatacatatatattatgtattaatgaaaataagcattatttatgtagtgaagaaaatgttacgattttcTGAGaaatgcctaaacaatccagcctatttctaatataaaacgctcctgagccagagctatcggcggctcggccgccagcggccgggcggtagtaagggaacaggaggcgtcgtctcgaaaatcggcccgaaatgtgcaactaattccgaccGCTGATTTATCATATGCTGTGTCATACGCTGCGCTGGTGGAAGCGAGACAAGATCATTGTTAGTCGAACAGCTGAGCGCACACGAATGCGTGACGTAGCGATTCTCACTTGCCCGACCGCAACCTGAgctacatatatatgtatatatggtacatattatattactttacagtacatataatattactttagaTATTGATTACTATGAATACATTACATATAGATTTATcggaaaaataagaaaattttttaatttaaaaatttttaatgattaaatatatacagattTGCAGGAAAGTttatgtaaacaaatttttaaattataaattagcattttgtatgttattcagtaatttacttttatcaaatTGTTTGACCTAACCAATTGATTAGGTCAAACTGTTACACTATTTACTTATACGATAAATCGACTGGGTAAATTCGACTGGGTTCTTATTCCTACCACAATTATGTCGCCACTGTCAACGCGGAGTTCACGACTATGAAACCAGGAGccttaatttcttaaattttttaaatttttggcggccatattggatccgccattttagtttagactcatgtaacagtgcacagataaacagagtactcgaaagtgttaattggaagagaaaaacgtcgaatgaataatcgctacacttgaataattaccgtttttattttttttttcggttttttaaaattttaagtatgatccaattgaatttgataattttgccacgcgccattggaaagcttacatttttctgtaaattttaagattttttcaaaaatttttagattaaatagaaaatgggcagcatgggtgtaaagttgagaaagaatgccccatatatatgtatatatgtatataagattatatatgtttgattatttattgaggtagatagtaaaaaaaaatcgcataGACGTGACGAAAATCTGATTCCATCGGGATGCTTGATTtacgtgagtccccttgcctctcactttCGGGGTTGctaaatttgctaaatttcctcaaaaattatggattttcatgaaaaacgtgtcagacaattttaatgcagaattttatgttctttcagaatatgcaatgaaaaatactacatttcattaaaaaaaacaaagttgaccttcatatgaccttcaattttACCTTCATCAAAAACTCAAGCCCGTATCTTGTGTCCCTCTCCGAACCCTGCAacttttatctgaaacatttttctctaaactcaacagtgtttgaaatattcgtctggctagattaaaatgaaacaccctgtatataaggGTGTCTCTATAGCTATTAGCACCTTAATATCTTCGAATCTATAAggtttagagaaaaatgtatataaccAAAATTGCACGGTACAAAGGGGGCTATCATATgacgataatatattttgtccAGGT
The window above is part of the Linepithema humile isolate Giens D197 chromosome 8, Lhum_UNIL_v1.0, whole genome shotgun sequence genome. Proteins encoded here:
- the LOC137001712 gene encoding uncharacterized protein, which gives rise to MKVKNKNTVQNKQKIKIAMNKVLSGELSIRKASERYAVPKSTLFDNIKVIKQGGEVSLYSKKGFKKTFDEIYEMTLKEHVVNLSHRCMPLTKKEFQKLAFDLAESLKIDHRFNKEKKMAGKHFYYDFIKRNPDLSLRTPEPTSLLRSVGFNRPQVKLFYDNLKSLYEKYNFEASDIFNCDETGVSTVHKQQKVLAVEGIRQVGNLTSAERGKNVTVMFCMSAAGFFLPPYFIFPRQRIPERLMIGAPPQSVAVAQPNGWMNGELFVKWLQHFVKFSKPTAQKPVLLILDGHCSHKELAVINFAKENHVHMLSTPPHTTHKLQLLDRVFMKPFKNAYYEVCALWMRANAGVRISEYEIASFVAKSFNQVARLQIATSGFQCTGIYPYNPNIFTDLDFLPSEITDIPVENDPQTGNLLNLPINPSTSSNKLPQPFQAPGPSAEKIKNCIEELSPLPNAAAKRLTSRKRRSEKSAILTSSSYKKTLEEKENVKLEKSIKKPSSNKLQNPRGKKTTNKLEIPRGKKTYDRSKVKNSNCRLTVHNAKEKTACVICLEDNEEDWIQCCSCMEWAHEACADIPETKQEYICDRCTLF